A part of Zonotrichia leucophrys gambelii isolate GWCS_2022_RI chromosome 7, RI_Zleu_2.0, whole genome shotgun sequence genomic DNA contains:
- the CDK5R2 gene encoding cyclin-dependent kinase 5 activator 2 has translation MGTVLSLSPAASSGKGGGGGGLLAEKAPGRVPGKGESRLKRPGVLISALTWKRLVAASAKKKKSTKKVTPKPGGGAPGGAPGQPDPLVVQRNRENLRKSVVGPADGAKQGPLAVPVPTVPSAPQELHPGSGGGKPPPPPPPAGSRPPGSPRRVVVQASTGELLRCLGDFVCRRCYRLKELSPGELISWFRSVDRSLLLQGWQDQGFITPANLVFVYLLCREALRGEDIGSQAELQAAFLTCLYLAYSYMGNEISYPLKPFLVEGDKGRFWERCLGIIQRLSAKMLRINADPHYFTQLFQDLKSEGEGGDGSKHWTISLDR, from the coding sequence ATGGGCACGgtgctctccctctcccccgCCGCCTCCTCGGGCaagggcggcggcggcggggggctgCTGGCCGAGAAGGCGCCGGGAAGGGTGCCGGGCAAGGGCGAGAGCCGGCTGAAGCGCCCCGGCGTGCTCATCTCGGCGCTCACCTGGAAGCGGCTGGTGGCCGCCTcggccaagaagaagaaaagcaccAAGAAGGTGACGCCGAAGCCCGGCggcggggccccggggggggccccgggccaGCCCGATCCGTTGGTGGTGCAGCGCAACCGCGAGAACTTGCGCAAGTCGGTGGTGGGGCCGGCCGACGGTGCCAAGCAGGGCCCGCTGGCCGTGCCGGTGCCCACGGTGCCCTCGGCGCCGCAGGAGCTGCACCCGGGCTCCGGCGGGGGaaagccgccgccgcccccgccgccggccgGCAGCCGCCCCCCGGGATCCCCGCGCCGCGTGGTGGTGCAGGCGTCCACCGGAGAGCTGCTGCGCTGCCTGGGGGACTTCGTGTGCCGCCGCTGCTACCGCCTGAAGGAGCTGAGCCCCGGAGAACTCATCTCGTGGTTTCGCAGCGTGGACCGctcgctgctgctgcagggctggcaggaccAGGGCTTCATCACCCCGGCCAACCTGGTGTTCGTCTACCTGCTGTGCCGGGAAGCGCTGCGGGGCGAAGACATCGGCAGCCAGGCCGAGCTGCAGGCCGCCTTCCTCACCTGCCTCTATCTCGCCTACTCCTACATGGGCAACGAGATCTCCTACCCGCTCAAGCCCTTCCTGGTGGAGGGAGACAAGGGGCGCTTCTGGGAGCGCTGCCTGGGCATCATCCAGCGCCTCAGCGCCAAGATGCTGCGAATCAACGCGGACCCGCACTACTTCACGCAACTCTTCCAGGACCTCAAGAGCGAGGGCGAGGGCGGAGACGGGTCCAAGCACTGGACGATCAGCCTGGACCGTTAG
- the FEV gene encoding protein FEV encodes MRHGTGAVPLLLNMYLPDPVGETLFKDGKSQAWGSLSPGVQKGSGQIQLWQFLLELLSDRANLNCIAWEGTNGEFKLIDPDEVARRWGERKSKPNMNYDKLSRALRYYYDKNIMTKVHGKRYAYKFDFHGLAQVCQPATPDHTLYKFQGNLAPLPFSGISKLNLMTSGVTPAGFSYWAGSSPSLYPGHGLQPSASFSAMAASHLNNMNNHYH; translated from the exons ATGAGACACGGCACCGGAGCGGTGCCACTGCTGCTCAACATGTACCTGCCAG aTCCAGTCGGGGAAACTTTGTTCAAAGACGGGAAGAGCCAGGCGTGGGGGTCTCTCAGCCCCGGCGTGCAGAAAG GCAGCGGGCAGATCCAGCTgtggcagttcctgctggagctgctttcgGACCGGGCCAACCTGAACTGCATCGCCTGGGAGGGCACCAACGGGGAGTTCAAGCTGATCGACCCCGACGAGGTGGCGCGCCGCTGGGGTGAGCGCAAGAGCAAGCCCAACATGAATTACGACAAGCTGAGCCGCGCACTGCGCTACTACTACGACAAGAACATCATGACCAAGGTGCACGGCAAGCGCTACGCCTACAAGTTCGACTTCCACGGGctggcccaggtgtgccagccggccacccccgaCCACACCCTGTACAAATTCCAGGGCAACCTGGCACCGCTGCCCTTCTCGGGCATCTCCAAACTCAACCTCATGACCTCGGGAGTGACGCCGGCTGGCTTCTCCTactgggctggctccagcccGTCCCTGTACCCGGGGCAtgggctccagccctcagcctCGTTCAGCGCCATGGCGGCCTCCCACCTCAACAACATGAACAACCATTACCATTag